From the genome of Sphingomonas sp. HMP6, one region includes:
- a CDS encoding DUF3617 domain-containing protein: protein MSLRHIAILALPLLAVACGPEAQIKRQPGSWSQKVEILKLEGKGATPQTQVQMQKMFDAMAAMSVCVTPAAVEPEDLGKNLEQMGSRGQNCTFSNRDATGVTIGFDAVCKQADGGSMKLTARGSNAPTAQDITMTMVGTDAAGKAQGTMEMRVRASRSGDCKPGDITPPDLPPGHPSVPEAGLKP from the coding sequence ATGTCCCTTCGCCACATCGCCATCCTCGCCCTCCCCCTTCTGGCCGTCGCCTGCGGGCCGGAGGCGCAGATCAAGCGCCAACCCGGCAGCTGGTCGCAAAAGGTCGAGATTCTGAAGCTTGAGGGCAAAGGCGCGACGCCCCAGACACAGGTACAAATGCAGAAGATGTTCGATGCGATGGCGGCGATGTCGGTCTGCGTCACTCCGGCCGCGGTGGAGCCAGAGGATCTCGGCAAGAACCTCGAGCAGATGGGCTCGCGCGGGCAGAACTGCACTTTCAGCAATCGCGACGCGACCGGCGTGACGATCGGGTTCGATGCGGTGTGCAAGCAAGCCGACGGCGGATCGATGAAGCTGACCGCGCGGGGCAGCAACGCCCCCACCGCGCAGGACATCACGATGACGATGGTCGGGACCGACGCCGCCGGAAAGGCGCAAGGCACGATGGAGATGCGCGTGCGCGCCAGCCGGAGCGGCGATTGCAAGCCGGGCGACATCACCCCGCCCGATCTGCCCCCCGGCCACCCGAGCGTGCCGGAGGCGGGACTGAAGCCCTGA
- a CDS encoding DNA/RNA non-specific endonuclease, whose translation MSEGLQRGSRDTAFAIYLRTGKRVTIPPIELKFNPYHDPRNGRFTFAPGGSVGNAAAPRNARATPGKAPPKPVKWDGDSFTGGGGGSGDGGGASGDGYWLNPKEVADFKRKHPRMEPVVVEPGDTINSVARAHHLTAAELASANRMSVDAKLRPGDVLAIPSPKSRAPKAAPAPDLTALVTGVAATRDPYRHQIRNGYDYAIDDGNRMRRVKGELSNAAAKRSRRNQAAAGGTDRLPSDDGGHYIAARFNGPRDAFNHFAQDSNFNRGAYRQLEERWARAQRAGHRIYVDIVPEYRGASKRPYAIEVTWYDNGKRRFRAFSNSKKGQ comes from the coding sequence ATGTCAGAGGGGCTTCAGCGCGGATCGCGCGACACCGCGTTTGCGATCTATTTGCGAACGGGAAAGCGGGTCACGATCCCGCCGATCGAACTCAAGTTTAATCCGTATCACGATCCGAGAAACGGGCGCTTTACGTTTGCACCGGGAGGTAGCGTGGGCAACGCGGCGGCGCCTAGAAATGCCCGCGCAACCCCCGGGAAAGCGCCGCCTAAGCCCGTGAAGTGGGATGGCGATTCCTTTACGGGCGGTGGCGGCGGCTCCGGCGATGGTGGCGGCGCGAGCGGCGACGGCTATTGGCTCAACCCAAAAGAGGTTGCCGACTTCAAGCGAAAGCATCCCAGGATGGAGCCCGTGGTCGTGGAACCCGGCGACACGATAAATTCTGTGGCGCGGGCTCATCACCTAACCGCAGCGGAACTGGCATCGGCCAACAGGATGTCGGTGGATGCGAAGCTAAGGCCGGGTGACGTTTTGGCGATCCCATCCCCGAAATCACGCGCGCCGAAGGCTGCTCCAGCGCCGGATTTGACCGCGCTGGTTACCGGTGTGGCAGCAACGCGAGACCCGTATCGGCACCAAATTCGCAATGGATATGATTACGCGATTGATGACGGCAACAGGATGCGGCGGGTAAAGGGGGAGCTATCCAATGCAGCAGCAAAAAGGTCGCGCCGCAATCAGGCGGCGGCTGGCGGGACGGATCGTTTGCCTAGCGATGATGGTGGCCATTATATTGCCGCTCGCTTCAATGGGCCACGCGACGCGTTCAACCATTTCGCCCAGGACTCGAATTTCAACCGGGGAGCTTATCGCCAGCTCGAAGAGCGCTGGGCGAGGGCGCAACGTGCTGGACATCGCATTTACGTCGATATCGTCCCCGAGTATCGCGGCGCGTCGAAGCGACCGTATGCGATTGAAGTCACTTGGTATGACAACGGTAAGCGACGCTTTAGGGCGTTCTCGAACAGCAAAAAGGGCCAATAG